A section of the Metabacillus endolithicus genome encodes:
- a CDS encoding response regulator, whose amino-acid sequence MPIVLEDELLGVMELATLQPVTDLHRDFLVQANEMLGVTFNRIFKHQQVEKLLEESQILNEELQTQSEELQLQQEELRTMNDEIEAQYRSAELKTKELEEIKDRLEQKTKEIIASSTYKSEFLANMSHELRTPLNSLLILSQMLRENKEQNLTDKQLEYVNTIFTSGHDLLQLINDILDLSKIESGKMEIVEGEVLITDIVNSLQRQFMPIAKIKGLEFTFEYDVNLPDIIFTDEQRLNQILKNLLSNAFKFTEKGQVQLQIAPSTQKNEKFIAFSVTDTGTGIAKDKISAIFEAFTQADGTTSRKYGGTGLGLSISQELARLINGTISCESIVNQGSTFTLYIPQGEELKQNEVENDVTVSIPADSKDASDHEVATTKEQPLLIGKKVLVVDDDMRNIFALTSSLEAAGMEVSFAENGRDAINILQEEENPDIVLMDIMMPEMDGYEAMRVIKSMREYENLPIIALTAKAMKDDRQKCIDAGASDYISKPVNLEQLFSIIRVWLHH is encoded by the coding sequence GTGCCTATTGTTCTTGAGGATGAGTTGTTAGGTGTGATGGAGCTTGCAACACTTCAACCAGTTACAGATCTTCATCGGGATTTCCTTGTGCAGGCAAATGAAATGCTGGGAGTTACCTTTAACAGGATTTTTAAGCATCAACAGGTAGAAAAGCTTTTAGAGGAATCACAGATCTTAAATGAAGAACTTCAAACACAATCTGAAGAATTACAGTTGCAGCAGGAAGAATTGCGCACGATGAATGATGAAATTGAAGCACAATATCGAAGTGCTGAGTTAAAAACAAAAGAATTAGAAGAGATAAAAGATAGACTTGAGCAAAAGACAAAAGAGATTATAGCGAGTTCAACATATAAATCTGAATTTCTAGCAAACATGTCTCATGAGCTTAGAACACCTTTGAACAGTTTATTAATCTTATCGCAAATGTTGCGGGAAAACAAAGAACAAAATCTTACGGATAAACAACTAGAGTATGTGAATACAATTTTTACATCTGGTCATGATCTCCTTCAATTGATTAATGATATTTTAGATCTTTCAAAAATTGAATCTGGGAAAATGGAGATCGTTGAGGGAGAAGTATTGATTACAGATATCGTCAATTCTCTTCAGCGTCAGTTTATGCCTATCGCTAAGATAAAAGGTTTAGAATTTACGTTTGAATATGATGTGAATTTACCAGATATTATTTTTACAGATGAACAAAGATTAAATCAGATCTTAAAAAACCTTTTATCAAATGCTTTTAAATTCACTGAAAAAGGACAGGTGCAATTACAGATTGCTCCATCGACTCAAAAGAATGAAAAATTCATCGCATTTTCGGTCACTGATACAGGAACAGGGATTGCGAAGGACAAGATTTCTGCTATTTTTGAAGCCTTTACTCAAGCTGACGGGACAACGAGCCGTAAGTATGGTGGAACAGGTCTTGGTCTATCGATCTCTCAGGAGCTTGCTAGACTTATAAATGGGACAATTTCCTGTGAAAGTATAGTGAATCAAGGAAGTACCTTTACTCTCTATATACCTCAAGGTGAAGAACTGAAACAAAATGAAGTAGAAAATGATGTGACCGTTTCAATACCGGCAGATTCTAAGGATGCCTCCGATCATGAAGTGGCTACTACGAAGGAACAGCCTCTACTGATTGGTAAAAAAGTGCTAGTTGTAGACGATGATATGAGAAATATCTTTGCATTAACAAGCTCTCTAGAAGCAGCGGGTATGGAAGTGAGCTTTGCAGAGAATGGTAGAGATGCAATTAATATTTTGCAAGAAGAAGAGAATCCAGATATTGTTTTAATGGATATTATGATGCCTGAAATGGACGGGTATGAGGCAATGAGGGTGATTAAAAGTATGAGGGAATATGAAAACCTTCCAATTATTGCTTTAACCGCAAAGGCTATGAAGGATGATCGACAAAAGTGTATTGATGCCGGTGCATCTGATTATATCAGTAAACCTGTTAATCTTGAGCAATTGTTTTCAATTATTCGAGTTTGGTTACATCATTAA
- a CDS encoding CheR family methyltransferase, with the protein MKEDQHESASTMTTPEDCTDLERIEIQLLLDGIFLKYGFDFRHYTFSSIRRRIWHRIKVEKLQTVTALLDRVLHDPATMEQLYADFSINVTEMFRDPTFFKAFREKIVPVLKDLPSIRIWHAGCSTGEEAYSMAILLHEEGLYEKTRIYATDMNGKVLDKARTGKFPLYRMKTYTSNYINSEGKNAFSEYYTTKDEYACFHSYLAENIVFAQHNLVTDGSFNEFHVIICRNVLIYFDRDLQERVHQLFYDSLATSGILGLGNREGLSYSNYDNRYIDLDKKEKLYQKKSLS; encoded by the coding sequence ATGAAGGAAGACCAACATGAATCAGCTTCAACAATGACTACACCAGAAGACTGTACAGATCTAGAACGTATTGAAATACAATTACTCTTAGACGGAATTTTCTTGAAGTACGGGTTTGATTTTCGACACTATACATTTAGCTCTATTCGGAGGAGAATTTGGCATCGTATAAAGGTGGAAAAGCTTCAAACAGTAACGGCTTTACTAGATAGAGTTTTACACGATCCTGCAACAATGGAGCAACTATATGCGGATTTTTCAATCAATGTTACTGAAATGTTTCGTGATCCTACTTTTTTTAAAGCCTTTCGAGAAAAAATTGTTCCGGTACTAAAGGATTTGCCTTCCATTCGGATCTGGCATGCAGGATGCTCGACTGGAGAAGAAGCCTACTCCATGGCTATCCTATTACATGAAGAAGGACTTTATGAAAAAACAAGAATTTATGCAACTGATATGAATGGCAAGGTCCTTGATAAGGCTCGAACAGGGAAATTTCCGTTATACCGAATGAAGACCTATACGAGTAATTACATCAACTCTGAAGGGAAAAATGCATTTTCCGAATATTATACAACCAAGGATGAGTATGCTTGCTTTCATTCCTATTTAGCAGAGAATATCGTTTTTGCACAACATAACCTTGTGACTGACGGATCTTTTAATGAGTTCCACGTAATCATATGTCGCAACGTCCTCATTTACTTTGACCGTGATTTACAAGAGCGTGTTCATCAGTTGTTTTATGACAGTTTAGCCACTTCAGGAATACTGGGTCTTGGAAATCGAGAAGGCCTTTCTTATTCAAATTATGATAACCGATATATTGATCTAGATAAAAAAGAGAAGCTTTACCAGAAGAAAAGTCTTTCTTAG
- a CDS encoding response regulator, which produces MENPIINILMVDDRPENLQALEAVLGSSGYQLTKAYSGEEALKWLLKKEFAIILLDVQMPGLDGFETAKLIRARKKSKEIPIIFITALTQTQDYAISGYDAGAIDFLFKPFNPYILKSKIEGFVKIYETKWQLQMQNELLQKQSKQLDEAHSRLEQLVELRTQELRKTNETLQKEIEEKQHILQLAQANEAKYRLLVEDSPVAIILHELHKENWTFINETGMKMLGGLHVKDVLSRTLYTFVHPDEHEVVKQRIERALHGEKVEDNELKLVRLDGETILAAVTIIPFEYLGNPAVHIVARDITDMKKTEEYISQSEKLSVVGELAAGIAHEIRNPLTSLKGFTQLLEYKDDTLNPYIPIMLEEIDRINTIVSELLLLAKPNAGDFRKVKMTDLLQNVVILMNAQANLQNTEIKFHTLVGEEQDYIDGLENKLKQIFINLLKNAMEAMKTGGEINLNMMIEDNLLRIQFCDQSLWNLRRGPGQNRAAFLHNKGKRNWIRFNGL; this is translated from the coding sequence ATGGAAAATCCAATTATTAACATCTTAATGGTAGATGACAGACCAGAGAATTTACAAGCCCTTGAAGCTGTGTTAGGCTCTTCTGGTTATCAATTAACAAAAGCCTACTCGGGAGAAGAAGCACTAAAATGGCTGTTAAAAAAAGAATTTGCCATCATCCTTCTCGATGTGCAGATGCCTGGTCTTGATGGTTTTGAGACTGCTAAGCTAATACGGGCTCGAAAAAAGTCAAAGGAAATTCCTATTATCTTTATAACGGCGCTCACTCAAACACAGGATTATGCAATTAGTGGATATGACGCAGGTGCAATTGACTTCTTGTTTAAACCATTTAACCCGTATATTTTAAAGAGTAAAATTGAAGGGTTTGTTAAAATATATGAAACGAAGTGGCAGCTTCAGATGCAAAACGAGCTCTTACAAAAGCAGTCAAAGCAATTAGATGAGGCGCATTCAAGACTTGAACAATTAGTAGAGCTGCGAACACAAGAGCTCCGTAAAACAAATGAAACTCTACAAAAGGAAATAGAAGAAAAACAGCATATTCTTCAATTAGCACAAGCTAATGAAGCTAAATACAGGCTTCTTGTTGAAGATTCACCTGTGGCTATTATTCTTCATGAATTACATAAAGAAAACTGGACATTTATCAATGAAACAGGAATGAAAATGCTAGGCGGACTTCATGTAAAAGATGTTCTTTCAAGAACGCTATATACCTTTGTTCATCCTGATGAGCATGAAGTGGTAAAGCAGCGGATTGAACGGGCACTTCATGGGGAGAAAGTTGAGGATAACGAATTAAAGCTAGTGCGTCTTGATGGGGAAACGATTCTTGCGGCGGTTACAATTATACCGTTTGAATATCTGGGGAATCCCGCAGTACATATTGTTGCAAGAGACATTACAGATATGAAAAAGACAGAAGAATATATTTCTCAATCAGAAAAACTGTCTGTAGTAGGAGAGCTTGCTGCTGGGATTGCACACGAAATTCGAAATCCATTAACAAGCTTAAAAGGTTTCACACAATTATTAGAATATAAAGATGATACACTAAATCCATATATACCGATTATGTTAGAAGAAATTGATCGTATTAATACAATTGTAAGTGAACTATTATTGTTAGCTAAACCAAATGCGGGAGACTTCAGGAAAGTCAAAATGACTGATCTTCTACAAAATGTAGTGATACTTATGAATGCACAAGCAAATTTACAAAACACTGAAATTAAATTTCATACTCTTGTAGGTGAGGAGCAGGATTATATAGATGGTTTAGAAAATAAACTCAAGCAAATTTTTATTAACCTCTTAAAAAATGCAATGGAAGCAATGAAAACAGGCGGCGAAATCAATCTCAACATGATGATAGAGGATAACCTATTAAGAATTCAGTTTTGTGATCAGAGTTTGTGGAATCTCAGAAGAGGACCTGGCCAAAATCGGGCAGCCTTTCTTCACAACAAAGGAAAAAGGAACTGGATTAGGTTTAATGGTTTGTAA
- a CDS encoding ATP-binding protein, which yields MIRVCGISEEDLAKIGQPFFTTKEKGTGLGLMVCKSIIDSHHGHMDIESEVGVGTTITLTFPLCDVYSEMMVDSNN from the coding sequence GTGATCAGAGTTTGTGGAATCTCAGAAGAGGACCTGGCCAAAATCGGGCAGCCTTTCTTCACAACAAAGGAAAAAGGAACTGGATTAGGTTTAATGGTTTGTAAAAGTATTATAGATAGTCATCACGGACATATGGATATTGAAAGTGAGGTTGGAGTTGGAACAACCATTACGTTAACATTTCCGTTATGTGATGTTTATAGTGAGATGATGGTAGATAGTAATAATTAA
- a CDS encoding formate/nitrite transporter family protein, with protein sequence MIENNTKKQDNEAFHEPSRQYFNPAQIVHNFSQKGRDHLNRKTSSQFILSLQAGAFMAFGAAFSILLSMGIDIKGVSHLMAGVGFATGYAMVFLSGAILFTEVNVLLPSYLFQKPSLMSLKILKFWLATYLGNIIGALFVGTLIVLSKSLSPEFFQDLNHYINHNKMSFLSDGTWGFFEIMISGILANWLIGMAAFLTTAARDITGKIIGTLLPVILFVAGNFQHSAANMGYFSIGIFSNDTYDWYQFFYNLIPASIGNIIGGAIMVALLFSFAYNDEIQNKIK encoded by the coding sequence ATGATTGAAAACAACACTAAGAAACAAGATAATGAAGCGTTCCACGAGCCATCTCGACAATACTTTAACCCAGCTCAAATTGTACATAATTTTAGTCAAAAGGGACGAGACCACCTTAATCGAAAAACGAGCTCCCAATTTATATTATCCCTACAGGCCGGGGCATTTATGGCTTTTGGTGCTGCTTTTTCTATTTTGCTTTCAATGGGAATTGACATAAAGGGAGTATCTCATTTGATGGCAGGTGTGGGATTTGCAACAGGGTATGCGATGGTTTTCCTTTCAGGAGCGATTCTCTTTACTGAGGTCAACGTTTTATTACCAAGTTATTTATTTCAGAAACCTTCCCTTATGAGCTTAAAGATTTTAAAATTTTGGCTAGCGACTTACCTCGGTAATATCATAGGAGCTTTATTTGTTGGGACACTTATTGTTTTATCGAAATCACTCTCCCCGGAGTTCTTTCAAGATCTAAATCACTACATCAATCATAATAAAATGAGCTTTTTATCAGATGGGACATGGGGATTTTTTGAGATTATGATTTCAGGTATCCTGGCCAATTGGCTCATTGGTATGGCCGCTTTTCTAACAACCGCTGCCCGTGATATTACCGGTAAAATTATCGGTACACTACTCCCCGTCATCTTATTTGTTGCCGGAAATTTTCAACATAGTGCAGCAAACATGGGATACTTTAGTATTGGAATTTTCAGTAATGATACATATGATTGGTATCAATTTTTTTATAATTTGATACCTGCTAGTATTGGAAACATTATTGGTGGAGCGATCATGGTCGCCTTGCTATTCTCATTTGCGTATAATGACGAGATTCAAAATAAAATTAAATAA
- a CDS encoding alpha/beta fold hydrolase, which yields MSTDALTRNNVTVKGKGKQRVIFAPGFGFDQKVWEAVSESFEDDFQVILFDYVGFGNSDLLAYTPKRYSSIYGYVEDLLAICNDMDLSDAIFVGHSVGGMIGMLASIQQPELFSNLVMIGPSPSFLNEAPEYNGGFDKEELDSLLNLLVKNYFEWTTTISETIMNGSEQTEMKMEIEDHFRKNHPNITYRFAEVCFFTDYREHLPNVSVPTYIIQSANDVFVPKEVTNYMKDKIPDCAVSYSTAIGHCPHISHPKEISHLIKSHLNTDGYM from the coding sequence ATGTCAACAGATGCTCTAACTCGAAACAATGTTACAGTTAAAGGGAAAGGGAAGCAGCGGGTGATCTTTGCACCTGGTTTTGGCTTTGATCAAAAAGTTTGGGAAGCTGTTTCTGAATCATTTGAAGACGATTTTCAAGTGATTTTATTTGATTATGTTGGCTTTGGAAATTCAGATCTATTGGCTTATACCCCTAAGAGATATAGTTCTATATATGGATATGTGGAAGATTTGTTGGCCATATGTAACGACATGGATTTAAGTGATGCCATTTTTGTGGGACACTCAGTTGGTGGAATGATCGGTATGTTAGCATCTATTCAACAGCCGGAGTTGTTTTCGAACTTGGTCATGATTGGGCCGTCACCTTCCTTCTTGAATGAAGCGCCGGAGTATAATGGAGGGTTTGATAAAGAGGAGCTTGATTCTCTGTTAAATCTGTTGGTGAAAAATTACTTTGAATGGACTACAACCATTTCTGAAACGATTATGAATGGTTCAGAACAAACAGAAATGAAGATGGAGATAGAAGACCACTTTCGCAAGAATCATCCTAATATTACATACCGCTTTGCTGAGGTTTGTTTTTTTACAGATTACCGAGAGCATTTACCGAACGTTTCGGTTCCGACTTACATTATTCAAAGTGCAAACGATGTTTTTGTTCCCAAAGAAGTTACCAACTATATGAAAGATAAGATTCCGGATTGTGCAGTTAGCTATTCAACAGCTATAGGTCATTGTCCGCATATTAGTCATCCAAAAGAAATTTCCCATTTAATAAAAAGTCATTTGAATACCGATGGTTATATGTAA
- a CDS encoding SpoIIE family protein phosphatase yields METNLNHIPGGYLTLSPNFKILSVNQTLLRFIHYDTEQLIGQSIRSILSKSAQAFFQFAFYPLIIQNKRVDEMFLELISHTGEEIPVLMYATKENGIITCMFVPNKKRNEYENQLLEAKRIAEERLVEKEKSNADLKKVLLNLEEKQNEIVKMGKENDKYKTDTQRELKLAKKIQETTLTEAINNKDLQIESYYRASNELSGDIYGFYQINKDQYGIILLDVMGHGISSSLITMSLVTLFQQLISKGLPSEQIMKALDDKMHSLFENEEDAWHYCTAIYIFIDIKKQTIEYINAGHPPAIYLDSKGGQRELKTQGPPIGTFKDNQFRNSVFSYTKGARILLYTDGVSEPLEQDRLSLLLKQHVSTPLHVFKEKLLKTLQDEGNDYDKSDDQCFILIDLK; encoded by the coding sequence ATGGAAACCAATTTAAATCACATACCAGGCGGTTATTTGACTCTTTCACCTAATTTTAAGATTTTGTCAGTTAATCAAACATTACTGCGATTCATTCACTATGATACTGAACAATTGATTGGACAGAGTATTCGATCTATCCTTTCGAAATCCGCACAAGCATTCTTTCAATTTGCTTTTTACCCGCTTATTATCCAAAATAAACGAGTAGATGAAATGTTTTTAGAGTTGATATCTCATACCGGTGAAGAAATACCAGTACTTATGTATGCCACCAAAGAAAATGGAATCATTACATGTATGTTTGTGCCCAACAAGAAAAGAAATGAATACGAAAATCAATTACTGGAAGCAAAGAGGATTGCTGAGGAAAGATTAGTAGAAAAAGAGAAGAGTAATGCTGATTTAAAGAAAGTTTTACTAAACCTAGAAGAGAAACAAAATGAAATAGTAAAGATGGGTAAAGAAAATGATAAATATAAAACAGATACCCAGAGGGAGCTAAAGTTAGCCAAAAAAATACAAGAGACTACTTTAACGGAGGCGATAAATAACAAAGATCTTCAAATTGAATCTTATTATCGCGCTTCTAATGAATTGTCTGGTGATATATATGGATTTTATCAAATAAATAAAGATCAATATGGAATTATCTTACTGGATGTAATGGGTCATGGCATATCTTCATCTCTCATTACAATGTCACTAGTTACTCTGTTTCAACAATTAATATCAAAAGGATTACCATCAGAACAAATCATGAAAGCTTTAGATGATAAAATGCACAGTTTATTTGAAAATGAGGAGGATGCCTGGCATTATTGTACAGCTATATACATTTTCATTGATATAAAGAAACAAACCATTGAATACATAAATGCTGGCCATCCACCTGCAATTTACCTTGATTCTAAGGGAGGACAAAGAGAACTGAAAACACAGGGACCACCAATTGGAACGTTTAAGGATAACCAATTTAGAAACTCTGTTTTTTCATATACAAAAGGAGCAAGAATCCTTCTATATACGGATGGGGTTTCTGAGCCTCTTGAACAGGACCGTTTAAGTTTACTGTTAAAACAACATGTCTCTACTCCTTTACATGTCTTTAAAGAAAAACTATTAAAAACACTCCAAGATGAAGGAAACGATTATGACAAAAGTGATGACCAATGTTTTATCTTAATTGATCTAAAATAA
- the katG gene encoding catalase/peroxidase HPI, giving the protein MESFGSTGTGKCPFHGGATSPKTSGTTNQDWWPNQLNLNILHQHDKKSNPMGEEFNYAEEFKKLDYEALKKDLHDLMTDSQDWWPADYGHYGPMFIRMSWHAAGTYRTGDGRGGGSTGNQRFAPLNSWGDNANVDKARRLLWPIKQKYGNKISWADLLLLTGNVALESMGLKPFGFGGGRADIWHPEEDIYWGTETEMLGNNRYSGDRELENPLAAVQMGLIYVNPEGPDGKPDPLKSAHDIRETFGRMGMNDEETVALIAGGHTFGKAHGAGDAAHVGPEPEAAPIEAQGLGWLSSHGSGKGGDTITSGLEGAWTANPTQWDNGYFDLLFGYEWWLTKSPAGAYQWMAVDPDEKDLAPDAADSSKKVPTVMFTSDLALRHDQAYEKIARRFHANPDEFADAFARAWFKLLHRDMGPKSRYLGPEVPEEDLIWQDPVPTVDYELTEEEVEKIKVLILDSGLTISELVTTAWASASTFRGSDNRGGANGARVRLAPQKDWEVNQPEQLSKVLSVLEDIQGHLEKKVSLADLIVLGGTAAVEKAAKDAGFDVTVPFAPGRGDATEEQTDAEGFDVLEPVADGFRNYQKKEYSVGPEELLVDRAQLLGLTAPEMTVLIGGMRALGTNYGGTKHGVFTDRVGTLTNDFFVNLLDIGLEWKPLDGGVYEGRDRNTGEVVRTATRVDLVFGSNSVLRAISEVYAQEDNKEKFVKDFISAWVKVMNADRFDLK; this is encoded by the coding sequence ATGGAATCTTTTGGATCAACAGGAACTGGAAAATGCCCATTTCACGGCGGCGCAACTAGTCCTAAAACTAGTGGAACAACAAATCAAGACTGGTGGCCAAACCAGTTAAACTTAAATATTCTTCATCAGCATGATAAAAAATCTAACCCTATGGGAGAAGAATTTAATTATGCTGAAGAATTTAAAAAGCTAGACTATGAAGCTCTAAAAAAAGATCTTCATGACTTAATGACAGACAGCCAAGACTGGTGGCCTGCGGACTATGGTCACTATGGTCCAATGTTTATCCGTATGTCATGGCATGCTGCTGGTACATATCGTACTGGTGACGGTCGTGGTGGCGGTTCAACAGGTAACCAGCGTTTCGCTCCACTAAATAGCTGGGGCGACAATGCCAACGTTGATAAAGCACGTAGATTGCTATGGCCTATTAAGCAAAAGTATGGTAACAAGATTTCTTGGGCTGACTTATTGCTTTTAACAGGAAACGTTGCACTTGAATCAATGGGTCTAAAGCCTTTTGGTTTCGGTGGAGGACGCGCAGACATTTGGCATCCAGAAGAAGACATCTACTGGGGTACTGAAACTGAAATGCTAGGAAATAACCGCTACTCTGGAGACCGTGAGCTTGAAAATCCGCTTGCTGCTGTTCAGATGGGACTTATTTACGTTAACCCAGAAGGTCCAGACGGTAAACCCGATCCACTAAAAAGTGCACACGACATTCGCGAAACATTCGGACGCATGGGAATGAATGATGAAGAAACTGTTGCACTTATTGCAGGTGGACATACTTTCGGTAAAGCACACGGTGCAGGAGATGCTGCACATGTTGGTCCAGAACCAGAAGCAGCTCCAATTGAAGCACAAGGCTTAGGTTGGTTAAGCTCTCATGGAAGTGGAAAAGGTGGCGACACAATCACTAGTGGTCTTGAAGGTGCTTGGACAGCTAACCCAACTCAATGGGATAATGGATACTTTGATTTATTATTCGGATATGAATGGTGGTTAACTAAGAGTCCAGCCGGAGCATACCAATGGATGGCTGTAGATCCTGATGAAAAAGATCTTGCACCAGATGCAGCAGATTCATCTAAAAAAGTTCCAACGGTTATGTTCACATCTGATTTAGCATTGCGTCATGACCAAGCCTACGAAAAAATTGCACGTCGTTTCCATGCAAACCCTGATGAGTTTGCTGATGCATTTGCTCGCGCATGGTTCAAACTTCTACACCGTGACATGGGTCCTAAATCAAGATATCTTGGTCCAGAGGTTCCAGAAGAAGATCTTATCTGGCAAGATCCTGTCCCAACTGTTGATTATGAATTAACAGAAGAAGAAGTAGAAAAAATCAAAGTACTAATTCTAGACTCAGGACTTACAATCAGCGAATTAGTTACAACTGCTTGGGCTTCTGCAAGCACATTCCGTGGATCTGATAATCGCGGTGGTGCAAACGGTGCACGTGTTCGCCTTGCTCCACAAAAGGATTGGGAAGTAAACCAACCAGAACAACTTTCAAAAGTTCTTTCTGTACTTGAAGACATTCAAGGTCATCTTGAGAAAAAAGTTAGCCTAGCTGACTTAATTGTACTAGGTGGTACTGCTGCAGTAGAGAAAGCTGCAAAAGATGCAGGCTTTGATGTAACAGTTCCTTTCGCTCCAGGACGTGGCGATGCAACAGAAGAACAAACTGATGCAGAGGGCTTTGATGTGTTAGAGCCTGTTGCTGACGGTTTCCGTAACTATCAAAAGAAAGAGTACAGTGTTGGCCCTGAAGAGCTTCTTGTAGACAGAGCTCAACTACTAGGACTTACTGCACCAGAAATGACTGTTCTTATCGGCGGTATGCGTGCTCTAGGTACAAACTACGGTGGTACAAAGCACGGTGTATTCACTGACCGTGTAGGTACACTTACTAACGACTTCTTCGTAAACCTGCTTGACATCGGCTTAGAATGGAAGCCACTAGACGGAGGTGTGTACGAAGGACGTGACCGCAATACAGGTGAAGTAGTACGAACAGCAACTAGAGTTGATCTAGTATTCGGTTCTAACTCCGTTCTACGTGCAATTTCAGAAGTTTACGCTCAAGAAGATAACAAAGAGAAATTTGTTAAAGACTTCATTTCTGCTTGGGTTAAAGTAATGAATGCGGATCGTTTTGATCTTAAGTAA
- a CDS encoding RNA polymerase sigma factor, which yields MENLYQNFREGDQVAFHKIYDLYKKKVYDIALIYTNNHSLAEDITQEAFIRIFSKHHLYKEEFAFDTWMYRIVINVANNILRKQKWLRLFKNEVEEQYHVDSIKVEEEYDAHPLDTLYFVEKLPNKLKSVLVLKYYQDLTQEEIAIILKIPVGTVKSRIHLGLKKLRVLIDSENSRKESDGYEIYRKKIT from the coding sequence ATGGAAAATTTATATCAAAATTTTAGAGAAGGAGATCAAGTAGCCTTTCATAAAATCTATGATCTTTATAAAAAGAAAGTATATGATATTGCACTTATTTATACTAATAACCACAGTCTAGCAGAAGATATCACTCAAGAAGCTTTTATACGCATCTTTTCTAAACATCATTTATATAAAGAAGAGTTTGCCTTTGACACTTGGATGTACCGAATTGTTATTAATGTTGCAAATAATATTTTAAGAAAGCAAAAATGGCTGCGCCTTTTTAAAAACGAAGTAGAAGAACAATATCACGTAGACTCTATAAAAGTTGAAGAAGAGTACGATGCACACCCTCTGGATACTTTGTATTTTGTAGAAAAATTACCAAACAAATTAAAATCTGTTTTAGTTTTAAAATACTATCAGGATTTAACACAAGAAGAAATCGCCATTATTCTTAAGATCCCTGTAGGCACTGTGAAATCTCGCATACATTTAGGACTAAAAAAATTGCGTGTGTTAATAGACAGTGAAAATAGTAGAAAGGAAAGTGACGGATATGAAATCTACCGAAAAAAAATTACTTAA
- a CDS encoding DUF1456 family protein → MDNNDILIRLRYALEIKNKEMAEIFKLGGVELSVPEVVKVLTKSSEEEENEDQIKCTNSMLDSFLNGLIISKRGRQDPRPGQSPPDSTSNRIENVNNLLLKKVKIAMSLTTEDMLDLFEHAGIMVTKGELGALLRKEGHKNYKECGDKFARNFLKGLALKYRE, encoded by the coding sequence ATGGATAATAACGATATTTTGATTCGGCTAAGATATGCATTGGAAATTAAAAATAAAGAAATGGCAGAGATATTTAAACTTGGTGGTGTAGAGTTATCGGTACCAGAAGTGGTAAAGGTTTTGACAAAGTCTAGCGAAGAAGAAGAAAATGAGGATCAAATAAAATGTACTAACAGTATGTTGGATTCATTTTTAAATGGCCTAATTATCTCTAAAAGAGGAAGACAGGATCCTAGACCAGGGCAGAGCCCACCAGATTCGACTTCGAATAGAATTGAGAATGTTAATAATTTGCTTTTAAAGAAAGTGAAAATTGCCATGTCATTAACAACAGAGGATATGCTTGATCTATTCGAACATGCGGGAATTATGGTAACAAAGGGAGAGCTTGGAGCACTATTACGAAAAGAAGGACATAAAAATTATAAGGAATGTGGAGATAAATTCGCCAGAAATTTCTTGAAAGGTTTAGCCTTAAAGTACAGAGAATGA